One region of Bacillus zhangzhouensis genomic DNA includes:
- a CDS encoding electron transfer flavoprotein subunit beta/FixA family protein: MNIFVLMKRTFDTEEKISIQSGAIQEDGAEFIINPYDEYAIEEAIQLRDEHGGEVTVVTVGGEDAEKQLRTALAMGCDRAVLLNVEDDLEEWDQYSASIILYHYLKDKEASLILAGNVAIDGGSGQVAPRLAELLGFSYVTTITSIQIDGGSASIERDAEGDVEVISAELPLVVTAQQGLNEPRYPSLPGIMKAKKKPLEELELDDLDLDEDDVPYKIKAIERFLPEKKEGGKVLSGELQDQVKELTDLLRNEAKVI; this comes from the coding sequence ATGAATATATTTGTTTTGATGAAGCGTACGTTTGACACGGAAGAGAAAATTTCGATTCAGTCTGGTGCAATTCAAGAAGATGGAGCAGAGTTCATTATTAACCCTTATGACGAGTATGCCATTGAAGAAGCCATTCAGCTTCGCGATGAGCACGGGGGAGAAGTGACCGTTGTGACAGTTGGCGGTGAGGATGCAGAGAAACAGCTGAGAACAGCGCTTGCTATGGGCTGTGACAGGGCCGTCTTATTAAATGTGGAGGATGACTTAGAAGAGTGGGACCAATATTCAGCTTCTATCATTCTTTATCACTATTTAAAAGACAAAGAAGCTTCCTTGATCTTAGCAGGGAATGTAGCAATTGACGGCGGCTCTGGACAGGTTGCCCCGCGTCTTGCTGAATTACTTGGCTTTTCATATGTGACAACGATAACAAGTATTCAAATTGATGGCGGCTCTGCGTCGATTGAACGAGATGCAGAGGGTGATGTGGAAGTCATTTCTGCCGAGCTCCCGCTTGTCGTCACAGCTCAGCAAGGACTCAATGAACCTCGCTATCCATCATTACCAGGCATTATGAAGGCGAAGAAAAAGCCTTTAGAAGAATTGGAACTTGATGATTTAGATTTGGATGAAGACGATGTACCATATAAAATCAAAGCAATTGAACGTTTCTTACCGGAGAAAAAAGAGGGTGGCAAGGTGCTAAGCGGCGAGCTTCAGGATCAAGTCAAAGAACTGACAGATTTACTTAGAAATGAAGCAAAAGTCATCTAA
- the uvrC gene encoding excinuclease ABC subunit UvrC, whose translation MNKLIKEKLSVLPDQPGCYLMKDRQNTVIYVGKAKVLKNRVRSYFTGSHDAKTQRLVSEIEDFEYIVTSSNIEALILELNLIKKYDPKYNVMLKDDKTYPFIKITNERHPKLIVTRNVKKDKGKYFGPYPNVQAARETKKLLDRLYPLRKCATLPDRVCLYYHLGQCLAPCVYDISEETNKQLVEEITRFLNGGHQQIKKELTEKMQEAAENLEFERAKELRDQIAYIDSTMEKQKMTMNDLSDRDVFAYAYDKGWMCVQVFFIRQGKLIERDVSLFPMYQDPEEEFLTFMGQFYEKNNHFLPKEILVPDSVDQEMIEQLLETNVHQPKKGKKKDLLLLAHQNAKIALKEKFSLIERDEERTIGAVKQLGEALNIYMPYRIEAFDNSNIQGADPVSAMVVFQDGKPYKKEYRKYKIKTVSGPDDYASMREVIRRRYTRVLKDELPLPDLILIDGGKGQINAAIDVLENELNLSVPVAGLVKDEKHRTSNLMMGDTLEIVALERNSQAFYLLQRIQDEVHRFAISFHRQLRGKNAFQSILDDVPGIGEKRKKQLLKHFGSVKKMKEASIQDFQEAGIPKLTAELLMEALKK comes from the coding sequence ATGAACAAACTAATCAAAGAAAAGCTGTCAGTCCTGCCGGATCAACCAGGCTGTTACTTAATGAAAGATAGACAAAATACGGTCATTTATGTGGGAAAGGCAAAAGTCTTAAAAAATAGGGTGCGCTCTTATTTCACTGGATCACATGACGCCAAAACGCAGCGGCTTGTCAGTGAAATTGAAGACTTTGAATACATTGTCACCTCTTCAAATATTGAGGCGCTCATTTTAGAGCTGAATTTAATCAAAAAATATGACCCAAAATACAATGTCATGCTCAAGGATGACAAGACGTATCCTTTTATTAAAATTACGAATGAACGCCATCCTAAGCTGATCGTCACCCGCAATGTAAAAAAGGACAAAGGGAAATATTTCGGGCCATACCCAAACGTACAAGCAGCAAGAGAAACGAAAAAACTGCTCGACCGCTTATATCCACTGAGAAAATGTGCCACCCTTCCTGACCGCGTCTGTCTATATTATCACCTTGGACAATGTCTTGCGCCATGTGTGTATGACATTTCAGAGGAAACGAATAAACAGCTCGTGGAAGAAATCACAAGGTTTCTAAACGGAGGACATCAGCAAATCAAAAAAGAACTCACCGAAAAGATGCAGGAAGCCGCGGAAAATTTAGAGTTTGAACGGGCAAAAGAACTGAGAGATCAAATCGCTTATATCGACTCAACGATGGAAAAACAGAAAATGACGATGAATGATTTATCAGATCGAGATGTTTTTGCCTATGCCTATGATAAGGGCTGGATGTGTGTTCAAGTCTTCTTCATCAGACAGGGGAAATTGATCGAACGTGATGTCAGCCTGTTCCCTATGTATCAGGACCCTGAAGAGGAATTCCTCACGTTTATGGGACAATTTTATGAAAAGAACAACCATTTTCTGCCGAAGGAAATTCTTGTTCCGGACAGTGTCGATCAAGAGATGATAGAGCAATTGCTTGAGACGAACGTTCACCAGCCGAAAAAAGGAAAGAAAAAGGATTTACTTTTACTTGCGCATCAAAATGCCAAAATCGCCTTAAAAGAAAAATTTTCGCTCATTGAGCGTGATGAAGAGCGGACAATTGGTGCGGTGAAGCAGCTTGGGGAGGCGCTTAATATTTATATGCCGTACAGAATCGAGGCATTTGATAACTCAAATATTCAAGGAGCAGACCCGGTTTCTGCCATGGTCGTCTTTCAGGACGGGAAGCCCTATAAAAAAGAATACCGAAAATACAAAATCAAAACCGTCTCAGGGCCAGATGACTATGCATCCATGCGTGAAGTCATTAGAAGAAGATATACCCGCGTGTTAAAGGATGAACTGCCGCTGCCGGATTTAATTTTAATTGACGGAGGAAAAGGGCAGATCAACGCAGCCATTGATGTGCTCGAAAATGAATTGAATTTGTCTGTTCCGGTCGCAGGTCTTGTGAAAGATGAAAAACACAGAACGTCGAACCTCATGATGGGCGATACACTTGAAATTGTTGCGCTGGAACGGAATAGCCAAGCCTTTTATTTATTGCAGCGCATTCAAGATGAAGTGCACCGGTTCGCGATTAGCTTTCACCGGCAGCTCCGCGGAAAAAATGCATTCCAATCTATTTTAGATGATGTGCCCGGTATCGGAGAAAAGCGTAAAAAACAGCTTCTCAAACATTTTGGCTCTGTGAAAAAGATGAAAGAAGCTTCTATCCAAGACTTTCAGGAGGCTGGCATTCCGAAACTGACGGCTGAACTTTTAATGGAAGCATTAAAAAAATAG
- a CDS encoding DUF350 domain-containing protein: MKAFWENELVEIAAYYSVAVLCLVLFLTIFELVTSYKNWEEIQRGNLAVAMATGGKIFGIANVFQHSIAQHNSLLQMVGWGVYGFVMLLVSYFIFEFLTPRFKVDKEIENDNRAVGFISLIISVGLSYVIAAGI; this comes from the coding sequence ATGAAAGCCTTTTGGGAAAATGAACTTGTGGAAATTGCCGCCTATTACAGCGTGGCCGTCCTATGTCTTGTCTTATTTCTAACTATTTTTGAACTCGTCACCTCCTATAAAAACTGGGAAGAGATCCAGCGGGGGAACTTAGCTGTTGCCATGGCAACAGGCGGAAAGATCTTTGGGATTGCGAATGTGTTTCAGCATTCTATCGCACAGCACAATTCCCTTCTTCAAATGGTTGGATGGGGCGTATACGGCTTTGTGATGCTGCTTGTCAGCTATTTCATTTTTGAATTTTTAACACCACGGTTTAAAGTAGACAAAGAGATTGAGAATGATAATAGAGCGGTCGGGTTTATTTCACTCATTATTTCAGTTGGGCTGTCTTACGTAATAGCAGCCGGCATTTAA
- a CDS encoding electron transfer flavoprotein subunit alpha/FixB family protein yields MSKKVVVLGESRDGQLRNVTFEAIAVAHKVAGGGEVIGVLIGDDVKGLAAELFYYGADHVMIVEHPHLSYYTSDGFAQALQAILDQVKPDAVLFGHTSIGKDLSPKIAARLQTGLISDAVDVSVTGEHLVFTRPIYSGKAFEKVISTDRLLLATIRPNNVAPLERDASRSGEMTPVSVDIQNLRTIVKEVIKKTSEGVDLSEAKVIVAGGRGVKSKEGFEPLNELAETLGAAVGASRGACDADYCDYALQIGQTGKVVTPDLYIACGISGAIQHLAGMSNSKVIVAINKDPEAEIFKIADYGIVGDLFEVVPLLNEELKNMNIHS; encoded by the coding sequence ATGAGTAAAAAAGTTGTTGTACTTGGAGAAAGCCGTGACGGTCAATTAAGAAATGTGACATTTGAAGCCATTGCTGTCGCTCACAAAGTGGCAGGTGGCGGTGAGGTCATTGGCGTCTTAATTGGGGATGACGTCAAAGGTCTAGCGGCTGAACTGTTTTACTATGGAGCGGATCATGTCATGATTGTGGAGCATCCGCATCTTTCATATTATACGTCAGATGGATTTGCGCAGGCGCTTCAAGCCATATTAGATCAGGTCAAGCCGGATGCTGTGCTCTTTGGCCATACGTCTATCGGAAAAGACTTGTCGCCAAAAATAGCCGCACGTCTGCAGACTGGCTTGATTTCAGATGCGGTCGATGTAAGCGTTACCGGAGAACATCTTGTTTTCACTAGACCGATTTACTCTGGAAAAGCCTTCGAAAAAGTCATTTCGACAGACCGCCTGCTTCTAGCGACCATTCGGCCAAACAACGTGGCACCTCTTGAGCGGGATGCCTCGCGAAGCGGAGAAATGACACCGGTTTCTGTCGATATTCAGAACCTTCGGACGATTGTGAAGGAAGTCATAAAAAAAACGTCAGAAGGTGTAGATTTATCGGAAGCAAAGGTTATTGTTGCTGGAGGGCGCGGGGTTAAGAGCAAGGAAGGCTTTGAACCGCTGAATGAACTCGCTGAGACGCTGGGGGCAGCAGTCGGTGCCTCGCGCGGCGCCTGTGACGCTGACTACTGTGATTATGCCCTGCAAATTGGCCAAACGGGAAAAGTTGTCACACCTGACCTTTATATTGCCTGCGGGATATCAGGAGCGATTCAGCATTTAGCGGGAATGTCTAACAGTAAAGTCATTGTGGCAATCAACAAAGACCCAGAAGCAGAAATCTTCAAAATCGCCGATTATGGAATCGTTGGTGACTTGTTTGAAGTAGTACCGCTTTTAAATGAAGAGTTAAAAAATATGAATATCCACTCGTAA
- a CDS encoding YslB family protein, with product MNKFESNLEQLKEIEVNGFAYELIREVLLPDILGQDHSSMMYFAGKLLARKFPQESWEKIPEFFHDAGWGTLTMVHSKKQEIEFELEGPLVSNRLTYQKEPCFQMEAGFIAEQIQLLNEHVAESYEQVKKRAEKVILTVKWDLRDPS from the coding sequence ATGAATAAATTCGAATCTAACTTAGAACAGCTAAAAGAAATTGAAGTCAATGGGTTTGCCTACGAGCTGATACGCGAAGTTCTGCTGCCTGATATTCTTGGTCAGGACCATTCATCTATGATGTATTTTGCGGGTAAACTGCTTGCTCGTAAATTTCCTCAAGAGTCATGGGAGAAGATCCCCGAATTTTTCCATGATGCCGGTTGGGGGACTCTCACGATGGTCCATTCGAAAAAACAGGAAATTGAGTTTGAGCTCGAAGGTCCGCTCGTATCAAATCGACTCACCTATCAAAAGGAGCCATGCTTTCAGATGGAAGCAGGTTTTATTGCTGAACAGATTCAGCTTCTTAATGAGCATGTGGCTGAATCCTATGAACAAGTGAAAAAGCGTGCTGAGAAAGTCATTTTAACCGTTAAATGGGATTTAAGAGACCCTAGCTGA
- a CDS encoding AMP-binding protein, whose translation MQSDKRWLLHYPKQIPHELTIPNETLQSYLFSSAEATPEHTAIHFLGKNITYEQLHEDALKLAGHLMEIGVKKGDRVAIMLPNCPQSVISYYAVLIAGGIVVQTNPLYTEKELAYQMEDSGSKVLITLDLLYPKAYKMKALTNMEHLIITELQDYLPFPKNILFPIIQKRKNKMVIQVEKSDTIHHFSQIMKDSSGEHIPQLAFEPKEDVAVLQYTGGTTGLPKGVMLTHENILANTEMCASWMYKTTRGKERILGIIPFFHVYGMTAVLNLAVKEGHSMILLPRFDAADTLKTIEKQKPTLFPGAPTMYIALLHHPNIEKYDLSSITACLSGSAALPVEVKQSFEKLTGGRLVEGYGLSETSPVTHSNFLWGANKTGSIGCPWPGTDAGIYCEETGGLKEPYEHGEIIVKGPQIMKGYWNQPEETAAVLRDGWFFTGDIGYMDEDGFFYIVDRKKDVIIASGYNIYPREVEEALYEHELVQEVVVAGIPDPYRGETVKAFVVLKKDAYLTEDELDRFVRTRIASFKVPRVYEFRESLPKTAVGKILRRVLIEEEKRKHASSSETPVDQLKK comes from the coding sequence ATGCAGTCAGATAAACGTTGGCTTCTGCATTACCCGAAACAAATCCCCCACGAACTCACCATCCCAAATGAGACATTACAATCTTATTTATTCAGCTCCGCAGAGGCTACACCTGAGCATACAGCCATTCATTTTCTAGGAAAAAATATCACCTATGAACAGCTCCATGAAGACGCATTGAAACTAGCTGGTCATCTGATGGAAATTGGCGTGAAAAAAGGCGACAGAGTAGCGATCATGCTGCCAAACTGTCCTCAATCGGTCATTTCTTATTATGCTGTTTTAATTGCAGGCGGCATTGTTGTACAAACGAACCCGCTTTATACGGAGAAAGAACTGGCATACCAAATGGAGGACAGCGGCTCAAAAGTGCTGATTACACTGGATTTATTGTATCCAAAGGCCTATAAAATGAAAGCGCTGACAAACATGGAGCACTTAATCATCACCGAGCTACAGGATTATTTACCATTTCCGAAAAACATTCTATTTCCTATTATCCAAAAAAGAAAAAACAAAATGGTTATCCAAGTGGAGAAAAGTGATACCATTCATCACTTCTCACAAATCATGAAAGATTCGTCAGGAGAACATATCCCGCAGCTTGCTTTTGAACCGAAAGAGGATGTCGCTGTTTTGCAATATACAGGCGGAACGACTGGTTTACCAAAAGGGGTCATGCTAACGCATGAAAATATTTTAGCGAATACTGAAATGTGCGCTTCTTGGATGTATAAAACGACCAGAGGAAAAGAACGAATCCTTGGTATCATTCCGTTTTTTCATGTATACGGAATGACGGCCGTATTAAACCTTGCTGTCAAAGAGGGTCATTCAATGATTCTCCTTCCGCGATTTGACGCAGCTGATACCCTCAAAACGATTGAAAAACAGAAACCGACGCTCTTTCCAGGTGCACCCACCATGTATATTGCCTTGCTGCATCATCCGAACATTGAAAAGTATGACCTGTCGTCCATCACTGCATGTTTAAGCGGCTCGGCGGCTCTTCCTGTTGAAGTCAAACAGAGCTTTGAGAAATTAACAGGAGGACGTTTAGTGGAGGGGTATGGTCTTTCAGAAACTTCGCCAGTGACCCATTCTAACTTTTTATGGGGAGCGAACAAAACAGGCAGCATTGGCTGTCCGTGGCCTGGGACAGACGCAGGTATTTATTGCGAGGAAACAGGTGGTCTTAAAGAGCCATATGAGCACGGAGAAATTATCGTCAAAGGGCCGCAGATTATGAAAGGATACTGGAATCAGCCAGAGGAGACAGCAGCAGTATTAAGGGATGGATGGTTTTTCACCGGAGATATTGGGTATATGGATGAGGACGGTTTTTTCTATATCGTTGACCGGAAAAAAGATGTCATTATTGCGAGCGGCTATAATATTTATCCAAGAGAGGTCGAAGAAGCCCTTTACGAGCATGAGCTTGTACAAGAGGTTGTTGTCGCAGGCATACCAGATCCTTATAGAGGAGAAACAGTAAAAGCATTTGTCGTGCTAAAAAAGGATGCTTATTTAACAGAGGACGAACTCGATCGCTTTGTGAGAACGAGAATTGCTTCATTTAAAGTACCGCGCGTGTATGAATTTAGAGAGTCACTGCCTAAAACGGCCGTCGGAAAAATTTTGCGGAGAGTATTAATTGAAGAAGAAAAAAGAAAGCACGCTTCATCATCTGAAACACCTGTCGATCAATTGAAGAAATAA
- a CDS encoding enoyl-CoA hydratase — translation MGKILSLHHEGQTALITIQNPPANALSSQLLTELNDMFDQLEQNEEVRAIVIHGKGRFFSAGADIKEFTTLQEESDYASLADRGQQVFERIEQCPKPVIASIHGAALGGGLELAMSCDIRIATKDAKLGLPELNLGIIPGFGGTQRLPRYVGSAKALEMMGTAEPISGDEAFACGLVTKLAETEEEALEAAKTLAGKFAAKSPKSLEYVLDLLNATKLYSYDGGMKLEAKKFGEVFQSNDAKEGIQAFIEKRKPNFKGE, via the coding sequence ATGGGGAAAATACTCAGCTTACATCATGAAGGACAGACAGCGCTTATCACGATTCAAAACCCACCTGCAAATGCCTTATCCTCTCAGCTGCTTACCGAGCTTAATGATATGTTCGACCAGCTCGAACAGAATGAAGAAGTAAGAGCTATTGTGATTCACGGAAAAGGCAGATTCTTCTCAGCAGGTGCTGATATTAAAGAATTTACGACTTTACAGGAAGAGTCTGATTATGCAAGCCTTGCAGATAGAGGACAGCAAGTCTTTGAACGGATTGAACAGTGTCCAAAACCAGTCATTGCCTCGATTCACGGAGCAGCATTAGGTGGAGGTCTTGAGCTAGCAATGTCTTGTGATATCCGAATCGCAACAAAAGATGCGAAGCTTGGACTGCCAGAACTAAACCTTGGCATTATTCCAGGATTCGGCGGCACGCAGCGCCTCCCGCGCTATGTTGGTTCAGCTAAAGCGCTTGAAATGATGGGAACAGCTGAACCGATTTCAGGTGATGAAGCATTTGCCTGCGGACTTGTTACAAAGCTGGCAGAAACAGAGGAAGAAGCGCTCGAAGCGGCTAAAACACTTGCGGGGAAATTTGCCGCGAAAAGCCCAAAATCACTTGAATATGTGCTTGATTTATTGAACGCCACAAAATTGTATTCATATGACGGCGGAATGAAGCTTGAAGCCAAAAAGTTTGGTGAGGTTTTCCAATCAAATGACGCCAAAGAAGGCATCCAGGCCTTTATCGAAAAGCGCAAACCGAACTTTAAAGGGGAATAA
- a CDS encoding immunity 63 family protein, which translates to MKQILQKDELIKRIDNCLQMTSLPRDIYEPYIARPFQTTGFFDDLSPYIQIDSSGYILIQYERGIQMLHKRTKEADEVIYWILEDTIFLTVYIDMMRQYQVDNIQTHLPNDPSIHQQIVERVNESFRAFGGLYEQWHDEGKRASIETPAKK; encoded by the coding sequence ATGAAGCAAATTCTGCAAAAAGATGAACTCATCAAGCGCATTGATAATTGTCTCCAAATGACCTCCCTCCCAAGAGACATATATGAACCGTATATTGCACGTCCATTTCAGACGACTGGATTTTTTGATGATTTGAGCCCTTATATTCAAATCGATTCGAGCGGCTATATTCTCATTCAATATGAACGAGGAATCCAAATGCTGCATAAAAGAACAAAAGAGGCAGATGAAGTCATATACTGGATTCTAGAAGACACGATTTTTCTCACAGTCTACATAGACATGATGAGACAGTATCAAGTCGACAACATCCAGACGCATTTACCTAATGATCCAAGTATCCATCAACAGATCGTGGAGAGAGTAAATGAATCATTCCGTGCATTCGGTGGATTATATGAACAGTGGCATGATGAAGGAAAAAGAGCATCGATCGAAACACCGGCGAAGAAGTAA
- a CDS encoding aspartate kinase, producing the protein MGLIVQKFGGTSVGSTEKIRNAAERVIAECEAGHDVVVVVSAMGKSTDILVDLAKELTDDPSKREMDMLLATGEQVTISLLAMALQVRGYDAISFTGWQAGMKTEHVHGNARIVDIDESRIKEELSAGKVVVVAGFQGIADDLHITTLGRGGSDTTAVALAAALKADKCDIYTDVPGVFTTDPRYVSTARKLACISYDEMLELAHLGAGVLHPRAVEFAKNYQVPLEVRSSIESESGTLIEEESSMEQNLVVRGIAFEDQITRVTVCGLSSGLTTLSTIFTTLAKQNINVDIIIQSVTSTNQTSISFSVKTDDLSKTVEVLEEYKGALGYEQIETESQLAKVSIVGSGMASNPGVAAEMFAVLAQKDIQVKMVSTSEIKVSTVVGRDDMVKAVEALHDAFDLSKVSAAAHS; encoded by the coding sequence ATGGGACTAATTGTACAAAAATTTGGCGGAACTTCCGTTGGATCTACAGAAAAAATTCGCAATGCCGCAGAGAGAGTGATTGCTGAATGCGAGGCAGGACATGATGTGGTTGTGGTTGTATCGGCGATGGGTAAATCAACGGATATTCTAGTAGACCTAGCGAAAGAACTTACAGACGATCCAAGCAAAAGAGAAATGGATATGCTGCTCGCAACTGGTGAGCAGGTGACCATTTCATTATTAGCGATGGCGCTCCAAGTAAGAGGCTATGATGCGATTTCCTTTACAGGCTGGCAGGCTGGTATGAAAACAGAGCACGTACACGGAAATGCAAGAATCGTGGACATTGATGAATCAAGAATAAAAGAAGAATTAAGTGCGGGGAAAGTCGTTGTTGTAGCAGGTTTCCAAGGAATTGCAGATGACTTACATATCACAACACTTGGACGCGGTGGATCAGATACAACAGCTGTGGCACTTGCTGCCGCACTAAAAGCTGATAAATGTGATATTTACACAGATGTACCAGGTGTGTTTACGACAGATCCACGCTATGTATCGACTGCGCGGAAACTTGCATGTATTTCATACGATGAGATGCTGGAGTTGGCTCATTTAGGAGCTGGCGTCTTGCATCCGAGAGCCGTTGAATTTGCGAAAAATTATCAAGTTCCACTAGAAGTCCGTTCTAGTATTGAAAGTGAATCAGGTACATTAATTGAGGAGGAATCATCCATGGAACAAAATTTAGTCGTCAGAGGCATCGCATTTGAAGATCAGATTACACGTGTGACGGTGTGCGGGCTTTCAAGCGGTTTAACAACATTATCGACCATTTTTACAACGCTTGCGAAACAGAATATCAATGTTGATATTATCATTCAGTCTGTCACAAGCACCAATCAGACGTCGATCTCTTTCTCTGTGAAAACGGATGATTTGTCCAAAACAGTTGAAGTATTAGAAGAATATAAAGGGGCGCTTGGCTACGAGCAGATTGAGACAGAAAGCCAATTAGCGAAAGTATCCATTGTGGGGTCTGGAATGGCCTCAAATCCAGGCGTAGCCGCTGAAATGTTTGCTGTGTTAGCGCAAAAAGATATTCAAGTGAAAATGGTCAGTACGTCTGAAATCAAAGTCTCGACAGTGGTTGGCCGTGATGATATGGTCAAAGCAGTTGAAGCACTGCATGATGCGTTTGATTTATCAAAGGTGAGCGCAGCTGCTCACTCTTAA
- a CDS encoding TetR family transcriptional regulator, giving the protein MKQKRPKYMQIIDAAVVVIAENGYHQSQVSKIAKQAGVADGTIYLYFKNKEDILISLFKEKMGQFIERMEIDIQKKPSAKEKLLLLIEEHFRMLSQNQHLALVTQLELRQSNLELRQKINEVLKGYLNMLESILTEGKKTGEFRQNLDVRLARQMVFGTIDETATTWVMNDQKYDLPALAENVHDLLLNGIHQS; this is encoded by the coding sequence TTGAAGCAGAAAAGACCGAAGTACATGCAAATTATTGATGCAGCAGTTGTGGTGATTGCAGAGAACGGCTATCATCAATCACAAGTTTCAAAGATTGCGAAACAAGCAGGGGTCGCAGACGGAACCATTTATCTTTATTTCAAAAACAAAGAGGATATTCTTATCTCATTGTTCAAAGAAAAAATGGGACAATTCATCGAACGGATGGAAATAGATATTCAAAAGAAGCCGTCTGCCAAAGAAAAGCTACTACTGTTGATTGAGGAGCATTTTCGCATGCTGTCGCAAAATCAACATTTGGCTCTTGTGACACAGCTTGAACTCAGGCAGTCAAACCTTGAGCTGCGGCAAAAAATCAATGAGGTGCTGAAAGGGTATTTAAATATGCTCGAGTCGATTTTAACAGAAGGAAAGAAAACAGGAGAATTTAGACAAAATTTAGATGTCCGCTTAGCGAGACAAATGGTATTTGGGACGATTGATGAAACCGCAACAACATGGGTCATGAATGATCAAAAGTATGATCTGCCTGCACTCGCAGAAAATGTACATGACCTGCTGTTAAATGGAATACATCAATCCTAA
- the trxA gene encoding thioredoxin — MAIVKATDATFSQETAEGVVLADFWAPWCGPCKMIAPVLEELDQEMGDKMKIVKIDVDDNQETAGKYGVMSIPTLLVLKDGEVVETSVGFKPKEALAELVNKHL; from the coding sequence ATGGCAATCGTAAAAGCTACTGACGCAACATTTTCACAAGAAACTGCAGAAGGTGTTGTTCTTGCAGACTTTTGGGCACCATGGTGTGGCCCTTGTAAAATGATTGCTCCAGTTCTTGAAGAACTTGATCAAGAAATGGGCGACAAAATGAAAATTGTAAAAATTGATGTAGACGATAACCAAGAAACTGCTGGTAAATACGGCGTTATGAGTATCCCAACACTTCTTGTTTTAAAAGACGGTGAAGTGGTAGAAACTTCTGTTGGTTTCAAACCAAAAGAAGCACTTGCTGAGCTTGTCAATAAACATCTATAA